One genomic window of Desulfurococcus mucosus DSM 2162 includes the following:
- the gcvT gene encoding glycine cleavage system aminomethyltransferase GcvT: MPRIPLLEYYVEKGAETGLFGEWEVPYRYTNAIEEHISVRTSVGLFDVSHMGRVLLKGPDVLPLAQYVYTKDISRTKEYSMSGPTLALNQWARVKDDEMLYKISDEEWLLVTNALTREHMLSYLEKVRSEKGFRVEIVDLTFNYSMLALQGPRAVEVMESLGAKWAGDLKTLEFRMNEEIQGVRTFLVSRSGWTGEDGFEIWGESGELKRLVDLFLSKGVKLAGLIARDTLRIEMGFVLGGHEYGEDPTRFPCALSLRYGLGAITWEKKGFVGEEALKACRREGVRWIRVGLKLGKEAGRHFPRQDAGVYSEDVWVGWVTSGTYSPVLNRGIAMAYVDSRYALFGEELTVDIRGKRYPAKIVDFPFIKK; this comes from the coding sequence ATGCCTAGGATACCCTTGCTCGAATACTATGTGGAGAAGGGTGCTGAAACTGGCCTCTTCGGAGAATGGGAGGTACCCTATCGTTACACTAACGCGATCGAGGAACACATTAGCGTGAGAACGAGCGTCGGGCTGTTCGATGTATCCCATATGGGGAGGGTTCTCTTAAAGGGGCCTGACGTTCTACCCCTGGCACAGTACGTGTATACCAAGGATATCAGCAGGACAAAGGAGTACTCCATGAGCGGCCCCACACTTGCCTTGAACCAGTGGGCCAGGGTAAAGGATGACGAAATGCTGTACAAGATCAGTGACGAGGAGTGGCTACTGGTCACAAACGCGTTGACAAGGGAACACATGCTGAGCTACCTTGAAAAAGTGAGGAGCGAGAAGGGGTTCAGGGTTGAAATAGTGGATTTAACATTCAACTACTCCATGCTGGCACTACAGGGTCCTAGGGCTGTGGAAGTAATGGAGTCCCTTGGCGCCAAGTGGGCTGGAGACTTAAAGACCCTGGAGTTCCGCATGAATGAGGAGATACAGGGGGTTAGAACCTTCCTCGTCAGCAGGAGTGGATGGACCGGGGAGGACGGCTTCGAGATCTGGGGGGAGAGCGGGGAGCTGAAACGGCTGGTGGATTTATTCCTGTCCAAGGGCGTCAAGCTGGCTGGGTTGATCGCGAGGGATACTCTTCGTATAGAAATGGGCTTCGTACTAGGCGGCCATGAGTATGGTGAGGACCCGACGAGATTCCCATGTGCACTAAGCCTACGGTATGGTCTAGGAGCAATCACATGGGAGAAGAAAGGATTCGTAGGGGAGGAAGCGTTGAAAGCATGTAGACGTGAAGGAGTGAGATGGATCAGAGTCGGATTGAAGCTCGGCAAGGAGGCCGGGAGACACTTCCCCCGTCAAGATGCCGGGGTGTATAGTGAGGACGTGTGGGTTGGATGGGTTACAAGTGGAACATACTCGCCGGTTCTGAACAGGGGGATCGCAATGGCCTACGTTGACTCAAGGTATGCTTTATTCGGTGAGGAGCTGACGGTGGATATAAGGGGTAAGAGGTATCCAGCTAAAATAGTTGACTTCCCATTTATCAAGAAATAG
- the glyA gene encoding serine hydroxymethyltransferase: protein MAYESGEFLGIETLRQMYPDLDAVLNLTITHTMWRKRQTINMIASENVMSPLAMLVYLNDMMHRYAEGKPYKRFYQGLIYVDELEVKTQELMGELLGTKHVDLRPISGTIANATAFRTFTKPGDKAVVAPVQAGAHVSHTKFGTLGALGIEQIEMPFDIEEWNIDVDKARKLIEEVKPKIVTLGGSLYLFPHPTKEIADVAHAVGAKVIHDVAHVLGLVVGGAWENPLKLGADVITSSTHKTFPGPQGGIIASSNEEDYKEMGKVVFPMFVSNHHLHRLAAMAVTAIEMKLWGSEYARQVVRNAKALAEALAAEGFNVVMERKGYTTSHQVVVDVANLGRGTRIAKLLEDAYIIVNKNMLPWDRPEDVKDPSGLRLGTQELTRWGMKEGEMKEIARLMKMVVIDKRDPSEVRQKVMEFRREFLEIHYGFKLTREDEVKLLKIMLHAES, encoded by the coding sequence TTGGCATACGAGTCCGGCGAGTTCCTAGGTATAGAGACCCTTAGACAGATGTATCCAGACCTAGACGCGGTGTTAAACCTCACTATAACCCACACCATGTGGCGTAAGCGTCAAACCATAAACATGATTGCAAGCGAGAACGTGATGTCTCCTCTAGCCATGCTCGTGTACTTGAACGACATGATGCATAGATACGCTGAGGGAAAACCATATAAGAGGTTCTACCAGGGACTAATATATGTAGACGAACTAGAGGTCAAAACCCAAGAGCTCATGGGAGAGCTCCTAGGCACCAAGCACGTGGATCTAAGGCCGATAAGCGGCACAATAGCTAATGCAACCGCCTTCAGGACTTTCACGAAACCCGGGGATAAAGCTGTTGTAGCCCCTGTGCAGGCTGGAGCACACGTAAGCCACACGAAGTTCGGCACGCTCGGCGCACTGGGCATAGAGCAGATTGAGATGCCCTTCGATATAGAAGAATGGAACATAGATGTCGACAAGGCCAGGAAGCTCATTGAGGAGGTTAAGCCGAAGATAGTGACGCTTGGAGGCTCCCTATACCTGTTCCCACACCCCACCAAGGAGATCGCTGATGTCGCACACGCCGTGGGAGCCAAGGTGATACATGACGTCGCCCACGTGCTCGGGCTCGTTGTCGGGGGAGCATGGGAAAACCCGTTGAAGCTGGGGGCAGACGTGATTACCTCATCCACGCATAAAACCTTCCCGGGCCCACAGGGCGGGATAATAGCTTCATCAAACGAGGAGGACTATAAGGAGATGGGTAAAGTAGTGTTCCCAATGTTCGTCTCCAACCACCATCTCCACAGGTTAGCTGCCATGGCTGTGACAGCCATAGAGATGAAGCTATGGGGCAGCGAGTACGCTCGGCAAGTCGTGAGGAACGCCAAAGCCCTTGCAGAAGCACTGGCTGCAGAAGGCTTTAACGTTGTCATGGAGAGAAAAGGGTATACGACGAGCCACCAGGTTGTGGTCGACGTAGCTAATCTAGGTAGGGGGACAAGGATAGCCAAGCTGCTGGAAGACGCATACATCATTGTAAACAAGAACATGCTGCCATGGGATAGGCCGGAGGACGTGAAGGATCCAAGCGGGCTAAGGCTTGGAACACAGGAGTTAACCAGGTGGGGTATGAAGGAAGGAGAAATGAAGGAAATAGCTAGGCTGATGAAGATGGTTGTAATAGACAAACGAGATCCAAGCGAGGTGCGTCAGAAAGTAATGGAGTTCAGGAGGGAGTTCCTGGAGATACACTACGGCTTCAAGTTGACAAGGGAGGACGAGGTAAAACTATTGAAGATAATGCTTCACGCCGAGAGCTAA
- the gcvH gene encoding glycine cleavage system protein GcvH, translating into MSDIVIDVKGKKYVVKTDRRYTETDEWALLEGGKVRIGITDYAQKELKDIVSVELPEVGRQVKKGEELGVIDSIKASSAYYAPVSGRVVEVNEELLSTPELVNKDPYGAGWIAVIEPSNPGEYEGLLDAGKYSEKIKSEKH; encoded by the coding sequence ATGAGCGATATCGTGATAGACGTAAAGGGGAAAAAATACGTAGTTAAAACCGATAGGAGGTACACTGAAACAGATGAATGGGCTCTCCTCGAAGGAGGCAAGGTCAGGATAGGCATCACGGACTACGCGCAGAAGGAGCTCAAGGACATAGTATCAGTCGAGCTACCTGAAGTCGGGAGACAAGTGAAGAAGGGTGAGGAACTGGGTGTAATAGACTCGATAAAGGCGTCATCAGCTTACTATGCTCCCGTGAGCGGTAGAGTGGTTGAAGTCAACGAGGAATTACTGTCTACCCCTGAGCTCGTGAACAAGGACCCCTATGGAGCCGGGTGGATCGCCGTAATAGAGCCCTCGAACCCAGGGGAGTATGAAGGCCTCCTCGACGCCGGCAAGTACTCTGAGAAAATAAAGAGTGAAAAACACTAA
- the deoC gene encoding deoxyribose-phosphate aldolase encodes MSELVEKLSVKDLAAMIDHTLLKPDADVKLLDKYIEDTRRYGFKLLMIPLSLVDRVLELAGRTMEIGVVVGFPLGNTSTRTKVAEAIDAAEHGVSEIDMVMNINMFKSRNYEYVKRDIRSVVEAVKPKGVKAVKVIIETGLLSDEEKKTATQLVAESGADYVKTCTGFLGSVATVHDVSLLYKASSGRISVKASGGIRRGLDALAMIAAGASRIGTSSGDRVIEDFISLKEEM; translated from the coding sequence ATGAGTGAGCTAGTTGAAAAACTAAGTGTGAAAGACTTAGCCGCTATGATAGACCACACTCTTTTGAAGCCGGATGCAGATGTAAAGCTACTGGATAAGTATATAGAGGATACAAGGAGATACGGGTTTAAACTCTTGATGATCCCCCTCTCACTTGTCGACAGAGTACTGGAGTTAGCGGGGCGAACAATGGAAATCGGCGTCGTAGTAGGGTTCCCCCTAGGCAACACGTCAACGAGAACCAAGGTAGCCGAGGCCATTGATGCAGCCGAGCACGGTGTCAGCGAGATCGACATGGTAATGAATATCAACATGTTTAAGTCTAGGAACTACGAGTACGTGAAGAGAGATATAAGGAGCGTTGTGGAGGCAGTTAAGCCCAAAGGCGTGAAGGCGGTTAAGGTCATCATTGAAACAGGCTTACTAAGCGACGAAGAGAAGAAGACAGCTACCCAACTAGTTGCAGAGTCGGGTGCAGACTACGTTAAGACATGCACCGGGTTCCTTGGCTCAGTTGCCACAGTACATGATGTCAGCCTCCTGTACAAGGCGTCCTCAGGCAGGATAAGCGTCAAGGCCTCAGGCGGGATAAGGCGAGGCCTTGACGCATTAGCCATGATAGCTGCCGGCGCCTCAAGGATAGGTACTAGTTCAGGTGACAGGGTGATCGAGGACTTCATATCACTCAAGGAGGAGATGTAG
- a CDS encoding spermidine synthase gives MNGEGLYLLEPAGKTFKLQFKVLKVYAVEKTPHQEMMLVELEGFGKALVIDNFIQSTEADEAFYHESLVHPAMALHPDPVRVLIIGGGEGATLREVLKHGTVREAVMVDIDPVVVEFSKKYLEYMHQGSFNDPRSRVLIMDGLRYVKEAPSDYFDVAIMDLTDPYAGDVAKPLYSEEFYRDVKRVLKRDGVMVTQAGSSYFYTSEYDYVLGNIGRVYRYTAEYNIWIPSFGLNVNFIVASDTYDPYSLTARDFDERLATRGVKTRFINGERYRGLLAIGALRPLH, from the coding sequence ATGAACGGGGAAGGACTCTACCTTCTGGAGCCAGCCGGCAAAACCTTCAAGCTGCAGTTCAAGGTTCTCAAAGTCTACGCGGTTGAGAAAACTCCCCACCAGGAGATGATGCTAGTGGAGCTCGAGGGGTTTGGGAAGGCATTGGTGATAGATAACTTTATACAAAGCACGGAGGCTGATGAAGCATTCTACCATGAATCACTCGTTCACCCAGCAATGGCACTGCACCCCGACCCCGTAAGAGTACTCATCATTGGCGGAGGCGAGGGAGCAACCCTTAGAGAAGTCTTGAAGCATGGAACCGTGCGGGAGGCTGTAATGGTCGACATAGACCCAGTCGTGGTTGAATTCTCGAAGAAATACTTGGAGTACATGCACCAAGGAAGCTTCAATGACCCTAGATCCCGGGTCCTCATCATGGATGGGTTGAGATATGTGAAGGAAGCCCCCAGCGACTACTTCGATGTCGCAATAATGGATCTCACAGACCCTTATGCCGGCGATGTCGCCAAGCCCTTGTACAGTGAGGAATTCTACAGGGATGTGAAGAGGGTTCTAAAGAGGGACGGGGTCATGGTCACCCAGGCTGGGAGCAGTTACTTCTACACAAGCGAATACGACTATGTGCTCGGGAACATAGGGAGGGTTTACAGGTATACGGCCGAGTACAATATATGGATACCGAGCTTTGGACTCAACGTGAACTTCATCGTGGCCTCAGACACCTATGACCCCTACTCCCTTACTGCAAGAGACTTCGATGAGAGGCTTGCAACGAGGGGTGTGAAGACAAGGTTCATTAATGGCGAACGCTACAGGGGTCTACTAGCAATCGGTGCACTGAGACCTCTACACTGA
- a CDS encoding DUF2139 domain-containing protein, translating into MHLYPPRYGPEWGSGGIFGLTYHRGVLYYTVAMEAEAHFIHDDGFTETYRFQGLGPGPASGGDTYNAVDVVDDEIFFGGWVHNPALYKGKTGGSGEIDFRNKYSHIHVYSVAEHSVKLLWSESIHDEYKWAGEVSQITYDPVNDRLLIGRADGHVNLGIYSLPRRGGRVEKVSETPGLKGALFLDYACFDMQPNWLRGVDGIQCVDLVSGQLVKYSVESWSRISVDGGGVEMRGSGYGISAYTRYLHFFRGGVLVGNPVEPWIDEPRFMRLFDFGRNPYAPQRSNALVLGGGILAPFNAYTHGFLHGYKEGDNVLAKHLNTVVGPSVLVYITPPQARIVMALGARVTSMAKRGGEILVGYSTTPNLGGRDASPLDAGVKGITIVSEESLLSASPPPVVFRVYGWMVEGNYFGGIPLSGYREPRLVIDSKRGNRLTIYHYDAGLPPDIIEESSLSLGEGRSTVDLKGYWGIVSFRLEEADPSAKIYIILN; encoded by the coding sequence ATGCACCTTTACCCTCCTAGATACGGCCCCGAGTGGGGTAGTGGCGGGATCTTCGGCTTAACCTACCATAGAGGCGTCTTATACTACACTGTTGCAATGGAGGCTGAAGCCCACTTCATACATGACGACGGCTTCACTGAAACATATAGATTCCAGGGCCTGGGTCCCGGACCCGCCTCGGGCGGCGACACCTATAACGCTGTAGATGTCGTTGACGATGAAATATTCTTCGGGGGATGGGTTCATAACCCAGCCCTATACAAGGGTAAAACAGGGGGTTCAGGGGAGATCGATTTCAGAAACAAGTATAGCCATATACATGTATACAGTGTGGCCGAGCACTCCGTGAAGCTCCTGTGGAGTGAAAGCATACATGACGAATACAAGTGGGCTGGCGAAGTCTCCCAGATAACATACGATCCTGTGAATGATAGACTACTCATAGGTAGGGCTGACGGCCACGTCAACCTAGGCATCTATTCACTGCCACGCAGGGGAGGCAGGGTTGAAAAAGTAAGCGAGACACCTGGGCTTAAGGGAGCCTTGTTCCTGGACTACGCGTGCTTCGATATGCAGCCAAACTGGCTTAGAGGAGTCGATGGAATCCAATGTGTTGACCTGGTTAGCGGGCAACTAGTCAAGTACAGTGTTGAATCATGGAGCAGGATATCCGTGGATGGCGGAGGCGTTGAGATGCGTGGAAGCGGCTACGGGATCAGCGCGTATACAAGGTACCTGCACTTCTTCCGTGGAGGAGTACTAGTGGGAAACCCTGTTGAGCCATGGATCGATGAGCCAAGGTTCATGAGGCTCTTCGACTTCGGCCGGAACCCCTATGCGCCGCAGAGAAGTAATGCACTGGTACTTGGCGGAGGTATCCTGGCACCCTTCAACGCGTACACCCATGGCTTTCTACACGGCTATAAGGAGGGTGACAACGTACTTGCGAAGCATCTCAACACCGTGGTGGGTCCTTCAGTGCTCGTGTACATTACTCCACCCCAGGCCAGGATAGTAATGGCCCTTGGCGCCAGAGTAACAAGCATGGCTAAGAGAGGAGGCGAAATCCTAGTTGGTTATTCAACCACACCCAACCTGGGGGGCAGGGATGCATCACCACTCGACGCCGGGGTCAAAGGAATCACTATCGTCAGCGAGGAATCACTGCTAAGCGCCTCCCCGCCCCCAGTGGTTTTCAGGGTCTATGGCTGGATGGTTGAAGGCAACTACTTTGGTGGAATACCGCTATCCGGGTACAGGGAGCCGCGTTTAGTGATAGACTCCAAGAGGGGGAACAGGCTTACAATATACCATTATGATGCAGGTCTCCCTCCAGACATTATAGAGGAGTCATCGCTCAGTCTAGGGGAGGGCCGGAGCACTGTTGACTTGAAGGGCTACTGGGGCATAGTCTCATTCAGACTTGAAGAAGCTGATCCAAGTGCTAAGATATATATCATCCTCAACTAG
- a CDS encoding NfeD family protein, which produces MDLARSIVFLVAVVLLFTSLAVNHAESQGQVRVVDRVLVVDIAPPFDTIDNGVAECFTDALREAESTGSLLIYRVNSYGGLLDAGFTIGDAVLYSKTPTVAYVETKALSAATLIILPANIVALQRYSTIGDMQPVVVDPLTGRIQFVNESKVLNPIIEKARTYAGRAGRNQTLIEEFVRYALTINSTVAVSLGVADLEVEDFNTLLSAINGTHVRVNGVEYVLNIDRASVRTFSCSIRSRFISVLSNSYVANILATIGMLATIFALVAGKLSVLPLTIGLLLLGLVGTGFSANMISAFLILLGALLLSLELFVIPGFGVVGISGIVLLALGFALLPVYVPTGVSPSGEYITVLRLYVLAVSIVLGGVFGVVIYKVINVKRRKPVEFLPVGKTGRVIEEVKPGQMGFVIIEGEYWRAVSSEHLLPGEEVVVEEILEGGVLKVRRKTS; this is translated from the coding sequence GTGGACTTAGCGAGAAGCATTGTTTTTCTCGTCGCCGTGGTGTTGCTTTTCACATCCCTGGCTGTGAATCATGCGGAGAGCCAGGGGCAGGTTAGGGTGGTAGATAGAGTACTAGTAGTCGACATAGCACCCCCCTTCGACACTATAGATAACGGTGTTGCAGAGTGCTTTACAGATGCATTGAGAGAGGCTGAGTCAACTGGCTCCCTACTCATATACCGGGTTAACTCCTACGGAGGCCTCCTGGACGCGGGCTTCACAATAGGGGACGCCGTGCTATACTCGAAGACGCCTACCGTGGCTTACGTTGAAACCAAGGCTCTTAGTGCTGCCACGCTGATAATACTTCCAGCTAACATTGTGGCGTTGCAAAGGTACTCGACAATAGGGGATATGCAGCCAGTCGTGGTTGATCCATTAACCGGTCGAATACAATTCGTCAACGAGTCAAAGGTACTCAACCCTATAATAGAGAAGGCGAGAACCTATGCGGGGAGAGCCGGCAGGAATCAGACATTGATAGAGGAATTCGTAAGGTATGCCCTAACCATAAACTCCACTGTAGCAGTCTCACTCGGCGTAGCCGACTTAGAGGTCGAAGACTTCAACACTCTTCTCTCAGCAATAAATGGAACCCATGTGAGGGTTAACGGCGTAGAGTATGTTTTAAACATAGATAGGGCATCCGTGAGAACCTTCTCCTGTAGCATCAGGTCACGGTTTATATCCGTGCTCTCCAATAGCTATGTTGCAAACATACTTGCAACCATAGGGATGCTTGCAACAATATTTGCCCTCGTTGCAGGAAAGCTATCGGTGCTTCCATTGACCATAGGGCTACTACTACTGGGCCTAGTTGGCACGGGGTTCAGTGCTAACATGATCTCGGCATTCCTAATACTGCTAGGTGCACTACTGCTCTCACTAGAGCTCTTCGTTATACCGGGATTCGGGGTAGTCGGTATAAGCGGGATAGTGTTGCTCGCACTTGGCTTCGCACTACTGCCAGTCTATGTCCCCACAGGTGTCTCGCCCAGCGGTGAATATATTACCGTGTTGAGACTATATGTATTAGCAGTATCAATAGTTCTGGGCGGAGTCTTCGGCGTCGTGATCTACAAGGTGATTAATGTGAAGCGCAGGAAGCCCGTGGAGTTCCTTCCAGTGGGTAAGACGGGCAGGGTGATCGAGGAGGTGAAGCCGGGTCAAATGGGTTTCGTGATTATTGAAGGAGAGTATTGGAGAGCGGTCTCAAGCGAACACTTGCTGCCAGGCGAGGAAGTGGTTGTCGAGGAGATACTGGAAGGCGGTGTCTTAAAGGTCAGGCGGAAAACTAGTTGA
- a CDS encoding slipin family protein, with protein sequence MDPFGLLILLIIILFIGVPLLSASVKIVREYERVVVFRLGRLVGAKGPGLILVIPFFDQVAKVDLRVITVDVPKQEIITKDNVSVKVDAVVYYRVVDPVLAITRVANYHYSVSLLGQTVLRDVLGQSELDELLQKRDELNKRITGILDELTMPWGIKISSVTIKSVELPEELMRAMAKQAEAERWRRARVIEAEGERQASQILAEAARMYEEHPVALRLRELQTLIEIAREKALVVVTESSASSTGSMIGVYKALKEREKGE encoded by the coding sequence ATGGATCCCTTTGGGCTCCTAATACTCCTGATAATAATACTCTTCATAGGTGTACCCCTACTCTCAGCATCAGTTAAAATCGTTAGGGAATACGAGAGGGTGGTTGTCTTCAGGCTCGGCCGGCTGGTGGGCGCCAAGGGTCCCGGCCTAATACTCGTGATACCGTTCTTCGACCAGGTTGCGAAGGTTGACTTAAGGGTGATAACCGTTGACGTCCCGAAGCAGGAGATCATTACGAAAGACAACGTTAGCGTGAAGGTTGACGCGGTAGTATACTACAGGGTGGTGGATCCAGTCCTAGCTATAACCAGGGTTGCAAACTACCATTACTCCGTGAGTCTTCTCGGGCAGACTGTTCTAAGAGATGTACTAGGGCAGTCAGAGCTGGATGAGCTGCTTCAAAAGAGGGATGAGTTAAACAAGAGGATAACAGGCATACTCGATGAGTTAACCATGCCGTGGGGGATAAAAATATCCTCTGTAACCATAAAGTCCGTTGAGCTCCCCGAGGAACTGATGAGGGCCATGGCGAAGCAGGCTGAAGCAGAGAGATGGAGGAGGGCTAGAGTCATAGAAGCTGAGGGTGAGAGACAGGCATCCCAGATACTTGCTGAGGCAGCCAGAATGTATGAGGAGCACCCGGTAGCATTGAGGTTGAGGGAGCTGCAGACCCTGATAGAGATAGCGAGGGAGAAAGCCCTCGTAGTCGTCACAGAGTCTTCCGCATCGTCAACCGGCTCGATGATCGGCGTCTACAAGGCTCTTAAAGAGAGGGAGAAAGGCGAGTAG
- a CDS encoding DMT family transporter, with translation MPLGDMATGLLYLGLSVLMWSLTPSLISMDKARYNSFTANGLRALLAGVVMLPFTAEIILENPVDYLTAGALLGLIGILVGDSLYILTIRRLGPGLAVVLCYSYVATTQLLKQLVAPGGSVYVAVAASLIAIVGMYIAVREQLTFIVFNTTGLLAAALTNISWAAWSLISWIYVKGRGLNVLALTSARFIIPGLILTVYSTRRHGARELFTHAPRKLRYTMLSGLTGYLVGGTAYLESLKYIDVSQATIATAAVPVLSQLISSTTTGSRIRRSELAGALLVALSIVISSLYS, from the coding sequence ATGCCTCTTGGAGACATGGCTACAGGGTTGCTTTACCTGGGCTTAAGCGTATTGATGTGGTCTCTGACGCCGAGCCTTATCTCAATGGACAAAGCCCGCTACAATAGCTTCACAGCCAATGGTTTAAGAGCTCTTCTCGCGGGTGTCGTGATGCTCCCGTTCACGGCTGAAATCATACTTGAGAATCCCGTTGACTACCTCACAGCCGGGGCCCTCCTTGGCTTGATCGGCATACTTGTAGGGGACTCCCTGTATATTCTCACGATAAGGAGGTTGGGGCCCGGCCTCGCCGTTGTACTATGCTACTCGTACGTTGCGACAACACAGCTACTTAAACAACTCGTAGCACCAGGCGGTAGCGTGTATGTCGCTGTTGCTGCATCCCTGATAGCTATTGTCGGCATGTATATAGCGGTGCGCGAACAGTTGACGTTCATAGTGTTTAACACCACTGGGTTGCTCGCGGCAGCCCTGACCAATATATCGTGGGCTGCCTGGAGCCTGATCTCATGGATATATGTGAAGGGGCGAGGCCTCAATGTGCTGGCTTTAACCTCTGCCAGGTTCATTATACCCGGCCTCATTCTTACAGTGTATTCCACTAGAAGGCACGGGGCAAGAGAGCTCTTCACACATGCACCCAGAAAGCTCAGGTACACCATGCTAAGCGGTTTAACAGGCTACCTCGTAGGGGGGACAGCTTACCTTGAATCCCTTAAATACATTGATGTCTCACAGGCGACAATAGCCACAGCAGCAGTCCCAGTGTTGAGCCAACTGATCTCCTCGACTACCACCGGCAGCAGAATCCGGAGGAGTGAACTCGCTGGAGCACTACTGGTTGCATTGTCCATAGTGATTTCATCGCTTTACAGCTGA
- a CDS encoding DUF402 domain-containing protein: protein MDRDLGLVNVRVRGIYATALTRLLVEKGYAIVQPSEKIAVRFGLTVNNSPSDVTIKDSDDGDGVILIGSPAETREVFEQLTSTIPFTFKTLSKVELYSVYLVRIEKAENGVCTADAGEFKVEVSPCKETPGDKAVVGVRKAPLYPGERVIASKGFRLLGKLVALLHGEPRVTFSEHIRDPELKARLTTLAASRLMGTGLGIHFRSSARFAGSGELLNEIDTLLGEYRRLMARVKEAEPPVKLYSGELLGLIRFTSLSKAFLDDVRDAVTPTISGHHSLRSMGLGDLVEALEFSVMHGCGRDAASKGVHEFLLAKISEERSIRIKHVKPTGEVLELVPGRVEKVLRGPDSTRIIIKRLITGSGIYDGLNVERKPGDVDYMVIMLGRPYIVHNYYRGNTWLGSYINVNTPPEVSADTVKYHDLLVDVSVTPDGRINVLDREELDKAFQQGLIDSRLYQYALKAVEEAVGNPAPYLYNPSHVIQ from the coding sequence GTGGATAGGGATCTAGGCTTGGTCAATGTAAGGGTTAGAGGCATATATGCCACAGCTCTGACAAGGCTACTCGTAGAGAAGGGTTACGCAATAGTGCAACCCAGCGAGAAGATAGCTGTAAGGTTCGGTTTAACAGTCAACAACTCACCGAGCGATGTAACCATTAAGGACAGTGATGACGGAGATGGAGTCATATTGATTGGTTCACCAGCGGAAACCAGGGAGGTGTTCGAGCAGCTGACCTCGACGATACCGTTCACATTTAAAACTCTCTCCAAGGTGGAGCTTTACTCAGTATACCTGGTTAGGATTGAGAAGGCGGAGAACGGAGTGTGCACGGCTGATGCAGGGGAGTTCAAGGTAGAAGTGTCCCCCTGCAAGGAGACACCTGGGGATAAAGCGGTAGTAGGCGTGAGGAAGGCGCCCTTGTACCCCGGGGAGCGCGTTATTGCATCGAAAGGCTTCAGGCTCCTCGGGAAACTAGTAGCATTACTCCACGGGGAGCCAAGGGTCACGTTCTCAGAGCATATCAGGGATCCAGAGTTGAAAGCCAGGCTCACCACGCTAGCAGCCTCGAGGCTCATGGGGACAGGCCTAGGAATACACTTCAGGAGTAGTGCCAGGTTCGCTGGGTCAGGTGAATTGCTGAATGAGATAGACACGTTGCTCGGGGAATACCGTAGGCTGATGGCCAGGGTCAAGGAGGCGGAGCCACCGGTTAAACTTTACAGCGGAGAGCTATTGGGCTTAATAAGGTTCACAAGTCTCTCAAAGGCATTCCTGGATGATGTAAGGGATGCTGTAACACCCACTATAAGTGGGCATCATTCTCTTCGCTCAATGGGGCTAGGGGATCTCGTCGAGGCATTGGAGTTCAGCGTCATGCATGGATGTGGCAGGGATGCAGCGTCAAAGGGTGTCCACGAGTTTCTGCTTGCAAAGATCTCAGAGGAGAGGTCTATCAGGATAAAACATGTAAAGCCAACCGGCGAAGTATTGGAGCTCGTGCCTGGAAGAGTGGAGAAGGTTCTAAGGGGCCCGGATTCCACGCGCATCATCATCAAGCGCCTGATAACGGGGAGCGGCATCTACGATGGCTTAAACGTGGAGAGGAAGCCGGGCGACGTGGACTACATGGTTATCATGCTTGGAAGACCCTACATAGTGCACAACTACTACAGGGGGAACACGTGGCTAGGCTCATACATCAATGTAAACACACCCCCCGAGGTCTCAGCGGACACGGTGAAGTATCACGATCTCCTAGTAGACGTATCAGTAACACCTGATGGAAGGATCAACGTGCTCGACAGGGAGGAGTTGGATAAGGCTTTCCAGCAGGGATTAATAGATAGCAGGCTCTACCAATATGCTTTAAAAGCGGTTGAGGAGGCTGTAGGCAACCCTGCACCCTACCTTTATAACCCGTCGCATGTAATCCAGTAA
- a CDS encoding UPF0147 family protein, which yields MSKVPDNEVKMRNAIYLLMSIVNDTAVPRNIRRAATEALNHLRDERYTPGVRAANAVGVLDQVSQDPNMPLSARTKIWQVIAILETIHD from the coding sequence TTGAGCAAGGTGCCAGATAACGAGGTCAAGATGAGGAACGCCATATACTTGTTGATGAGCATAGTTAACGACACAGCTGTCCCCAGGAACATCAGGAGGGCTGCAACCGAGGCCTTAAACCATCTCCGTGATGAAAGATACACGCCCGGTGTCAGGGCCGCTAACGCCGTAGGGGTTCTAGACCAGGTGAGCCAGGACCCCAATATGCCTTTAAGTGCTAGAACGAAGATATGGCAGGTAATAGCCATACTGGAAACGATCCACGATTAG